In Aegilops tauschii subsp. strangulata cultivar AL8/78 chromosome 3, Aet v6.0, whole genome shotgun sequence, one genomic interval encodes:
- the LOC109749408 gene encoding uncharacterized protein: MGFEVDFLGERVGRVMVGFMGKMKKQKVIHGPHATPSHHRPPPLSLAAMPGRRTGPCRKPRTSETMAIHPGPRTSTERPAAITMLGQMDPAAAEFEENSSCDDSTRWKCGTRDECNRLR, encoded by the exons ATGGGATTTGAGGTGGATTTCCTAGGAGAGCGAGTAGGAAGGGTGATGGTGGGGTTCATGGGGAAGATGAAGAAGCAGAAGGTGATCCACGGCCCGCACGCGACGCCGAGCCACCACAGGCCTCCTCCCCTGTCGCTCGCCGCCATGCCGGGACGGCGTACTGGGCCTTGCCGGAAGCCGAGGACAAGCGAGACAATGGCCATCCACCCTGGGCCAAG GACAAGCACAGAGCGACCAGCGGCGATAACTATGCTCGGGCAGATGGATCCCGCCGCGGCGGAGTTCGAG GAGAACAGTAGCTGTGATGACTCAACAAGATGGAAGTGCGGGACAAGGGATGAGTGCAATCGGCTCAGGTAA
- the LOC109749406 gene encoding uncharacterized protein has product MHLYPSHPHPHVLPQICAVVASTLQSQRDLPRWESRLSGERQRDLCQFCGCMQFPQHLFPPERPQPDPLPSPPCVDRMVGKGPKRPEPPASATGRGGSVIPAQPLRRALLDSMQTAAEGASSSAGRGRGRTKKAARGGCGSGRCRKAATPSSPPPSADSPDHVDPSWTPVHDPPVADPSPHHTRVADPSPHVSPVLESSSQKTPGPESSSQKTPIPESSSHETPEASGEMVAGVLCETVADMVFHRFWTFYRVSEGEQEAASMVVETECKRLLQNLRHEARVQAVRDYYASKGIRRAKKKCRDKFLSKEKYMQVPSRWCVDKMDCWEALVDAWCSPEWLVEHQRAKDKRDQIEGVPHHQGSSNLFEYEDNWVCGLVHDSCNFILHASIYPFQNDLICLVS; this is encoded by the exons ATGCATCTGTATCCCTCTCATCCCCATCCACATGTGCTTCCACAGATATGTGCAGTCGTTGCTTCAACGCTGCAGAGCCAGCGGGATTTGCCGCGCTGGGAGAGCCGGCTGTCCGGCGAGCGCCAGCGGGATTTGTGTCAATTTTGTGGCTGCATGCAGTTTCCACAGCATCTCTTTCCACCGGAGCGCCCGCAGCCCGATCCCCTCCCCTCTCCTCCGT gtgttgacaggaTGGTGGGCAAGGGTCCAAAGCGCCCCGAGCCTCCTGCGAGCGCTACTGGGAGGGGTGGTTCCGTTATTCCAGCCCAGCCCCTCCGGAGAGCGCTGCTAGACAGTATGCAGACAGCTGCGGAGGGCGCTTCTTCTTCGGCTgggagaggtcgggggaggaCGAAGAAGGCTGCTAGAGGTGGATGTGGCAGCGGGAGATGTAGGAAGGCTGctacgccttcctcgccgccaccctcagCTGATTCACCCGACCACGTGGACCCGTCTTGGACTCCGGTCCATGACCCTCCGGTCGCCGATCCTTCGCCCCACCACACTCGGGTCGCCGATCCTTCGCCCCACGTGAGTCCAGTCCTAGAgtcttcgtcccagaagactccggGCCCGGAGTCTTCATCCCAGAAGACTCCGATCCCGGAGTCTTCTTCCCACGAGACTCCGGAGGCTAGTGGCGAGATGGTCGccggtgtcttgtgcgagacggtggccgacatGGTGTTCCatcggttttgg accttctacagggttTCAGAGGGAGAGCAGGAGGCCGCTTCTATGGTTGTCGAAaccgagtgcaagcgcctacttcagaacttacggcacgaggctcgggtgcaggccgttcgagactactacgcctcgaagggtattaggagggccaagaagaagtgtcgcgacaagtttctgagtaaggagaagtacatgcag gtgccctcgagatggtgtgtggataagatggactgttgggaggcgttggtggatgcgTGGTGCTCTCCCGAATGGCTAGTCGAACACCAAAGGGCCAAGGATAAGCGCGACCAAAtagaaggtgtgccacaccatcaagggagctccaacctgtttgagtacgaggataactgggtatgtggtttggtacatgattcatgcaatttcattcttcatgctagcatttatcccttccaaaatgacttaatatgcttagttagttaa